In Luteitalea sp. TBR-22, one genomic interval encodes:
- a CDS encoding ABC transporter ATP-binding protein, with amino-acid sequence MFSALRRLGPYLGRYRRPIALGLTCAVFSNLFTLLTPWVLKYAVDDLTAGVTHAKIGGYAAAVLAISAGGGLFRYFMRRLIVGASREIEYDLRNDFFAQLQRLPRAYFDTARTGDLMSRASADLGAVRMMVGPAAMYAVSTGVLAVAAIGMMLSLDPWLTLMLVTGLPLVSLMVKQFGQAIHHRFQRIQAQLSEISAIAQESLAGVRVVRAYGQEDAERRKFLAANDEYVARNRTLILLQACFYPSMTLGFGLAIVAFLYLGGQKVIRGDLTLGEFVAFNGYLGQLAWPLIAFGWVTNLIQRGTASWQRMLDVLDTAPSIVDAPSARPLPRPVRGDLRVRDLTFAYATGPAVLHEIDLHVPAGSTLAIVGGTGTGKSTLVHLLVRQYDPPPGTVFLDGHDVREVRLGDLRGAIAFVPQETFLFSASLEENITFGSMSAPGEATRRRVEEVAAIARLDKDVAQFADGYATRVGERGLTLSGGQKQRTAIARALMTDAPVLVFDDALSAVDTYTEEEILTRLREVTADRTTIIVAHRISAVRHADLIIVLDEGRIVERGTHATLAQAGGPYAELVRQQQLEAELATS; translated from the coding sequence GTGTTCTCCGCCTTGCGCCGGTTGGGACCGTATCTCGGCCGTTACCGGCGCCCCATCGCCCTGGGACTGACGTGCGCCGTCTTCTCCAACCTCTTCACCCTGCTCACGCCCTGGGTGCTGAAGTACGCCGTCGATGACCTGACGGCCGGGGTGACCCACGCCAAGATCGGCGGGTATGCGGCGGCCGTGCTCGCCATCTCGGCCGGGGGCGGGCTGTTCCGCTACTTCATGCGCCGGCTCATCGTCGGCGCGTCGCGCGAGATCGAGTACGACCTCCGCAACGACTTCTTCGCGCAGTTGCAGCGCCTGCCACGGGCGTACTTCGACACGGCACGCACCGGCGACCTCATGTCGCGTGCGTCGGCCGACCTCGGCGCCGTCCGCATGATGGTCGGCCCCGCCGCGATGTACGCCGTCTCGACGGGCGTGCTGGCGGTCGCGGCCATCGGCATGATGCTGTCGCTCGACCCGTGGCTCACGCTCATGCTGGTGACCGGCCTGCCGCTGGTGTCGCTGATGGTCAAGCAGTTCGGGCAGGCCATCCACCACCGCTTCCAGCGCATCCAGGCACAGCTGTCCGAAATCAGCGCCATCGCCCAGGAGTCGCTCGCCGGCGTCCGGGTCGTGCGCGCGTACGGGCAGGAGGACGCCGAGCGGCGCAAGTTCCTGGCGGCCAACGACGAGTACGTCGCGCGCAACCGGACGCTCATCCTGCTGCAGGCCTGCTTCTACCCGAGCATGACGCTCGGCTTCGGCCTGGCGATCGTCGCGTTCCTGTACCTCGGCGGGCAAAAGGTGATCCGGGGCGACCTGACGCTCGGCGAGTTCGTCGCCTTCAACGGCTACCTCGGCCAGCTGGCGTGGCCGCTCATTGCGTTCGGATGGGTCACCAACCTGATCCAGCGCGGCACCGCGTCGTGGCAGCGCATGCTCGACGTGCTCGATACCGCTCCCTCGATCGTCGACGCCCCCTCGGCGCGTCCGTTGCCCCGACCCGTGCGCGGTGACCTGCGGGTGCGCGACCTCACCTTCGCGTACGCCACGGGGCCCGCCGTGCTGCACGAAATCGACCTGCACGTGCCGGCCGGCTCCACCCTCGCCATCGTCGGGGGAACGGGCACCGGCAAGTCCACGCTGGTGCACCTGCTCGTCCGGCAATACGACCCGCCGCCGGGCACGGTCTTCCTCGACGGCCACGATGTCCGCGAGGTGCGGCTGGGCGACCTGCGAGGCGCCATCGCGTTCGTGCCGCAGGAGACCTTCCTCTTCAGTGCGTCGCTGGAGGAGAACATCACCTTCGGCTCGATGTCGGCGCCCGGCGAGGCGACGCGGCGGCGCGTGGAGGAGGTCGCTGCGATTGCGCGCCTCGACAAGGACGTGGCGCAGTTTGCCGACGGCTACGCGACGCGCGTCGGCGAGCGCGGCCTGACGCTGTCGGGCGGGCAGAAGCAGCGCACCGCCATCGCGCGTGCGCTGATGACCGACGCCCCGGTCCTGGTGTTCGACGACGCGCTGTCGGCCGTGGACACGTACACGGAGGAGGAGATCCTCACGCGGCTGCGCGAGGTCACCGCCGACCGCACGACGATCATCGTGGCCCACCGCATCTCCGCGGTGCGTCACGCCGACCTGATCATCGTGCTCGACGAGGGGCGCATCGTCGAGCGCGGCACCCACGCCACCCTCGCGCAGGCGGGCGGGCCCTACGCCGAGCTCGTGCGGCAACAGCAGCTCGAGGCGGAGCTGGCGACCTCCTGA